The nucleotide window GCCACTTCGATCTTCGCGATGCGCGGGGTGTGCAGCGGGAACACACGCTCGACGCCTTCACCGTAGGAAATCTTGCGGACGGTGAACGAGGCGTTCACGCCGGTGCCGCGCTTGGCGATGACGAGACCAGCGAAGATCTGGACGCGCTCCTTGCCGCCTTCGACGACGCGGGTGTGGACCTTCACGGAATCACCGACATGGAATTCGGCGACGTCCTGCTTCAACTGCTCCTGCTCGATTTTCTTGATGATGTCCATGGGTCCTCCTTCGCTGGAAATTGGTTCCACACGGCGAGCTGGAAAACAGATCGTGCCGCGCGGGGGCGGGAGAGCTAGAGGATCTTCCCACCGATTGCAACCGCGAAATTCACCGGGTCAGGCTTTTCCGTACACCGCCCCGGGATCGAAGGTGCGGCCACCGCCGGTAAATTCCAGTGCCGCGGCACCATCCGGGCCCTTCACCACGCGGCGGTAGAAGCACGAGCCGCGCCCGGTGTGACAGGCTCCGGCACCCACCTGCTCCACCACCAGCACCAGGGCGTCCTGGTCGCAGTCGGTGCGGATTTCCACGATTTTCTGCACATGCCCGGAGGTCGCGCCCTTGTGCCAGAACTCCTTGCGGGAGCGTGACCAATAGACGGCTTCTCCGATTTCCAAGGTCCGGCGGAGGGATTCCTCGTTCATGTAAGCGAGCATCAGCGGCTCGCGGGTCACGGAATCGATGGCCATGGCGGCAATCAGTCCATCGGCGTCGAATTTCGGGGCGAAGGCGGCGCCTTCCTCGATCTCGGCCTTGTTGCCACGGGGTGCGAACACAGGATTCATGGCCGGGAACGTGCAACCGGCCCCCCGCCCTGCCAAGTGCCAAAGTGACCTGGTATTGACCCGGTGGCCCCGGGCGGAACAGCATCCGGGCGCAAAATGGCTTACACGGCGGATCATGCATACCAGTTGGTCGAGGCGGCGCACGAACGCGGCCGGCTTGCCCACGCCTTCCTGATCAGCGGCGCCCGTGGCAGCGGCAAGGAAGCCCTCACCGCCCGGATCATCCAGCTGGTGAATGGCTCCGGAGCGCAGGGCGGCGGTTTCGATCTCTTCGGTGAGCCGGTGGTGGTGGAAACTCCGCCGCTGGATGACCTGGAGGGTCCGTGGGTCCACATCCTGCGCCCGCGCATGAAATCCCGCCGCATCGCGGTGGACGCCATCCGCGATCTGGAGCGCCCGCTGCGCCTCACCGCCCCGGAGGGGAAATGGAAGGTCGGCGTGGTGGCCGAGGCGGACCGGATGGGCGTGGAAGCCTCGAACGCTTTCCTGAAGACCCTTGAGGAACCACCGGCCCGCACCCTGCTGCTACTCCTGACCTCCAATCCACAGGCCTTGCTCCCGACCATCCTCTCCCGCTGCGTCCGTCTGCCACTGCTCGGCGGCGTGGGACTGGAAGCGGAGGGCGGTCAGGAGCTCGTCACCTCCCTGGACAAGGTCACCGCCAGCGGCCTCGGCAACCCACGCGTCGCCCTCTCGATCAAGGCGGTCTTTTCCTCCATCCTCGAACAGCGCCGGGATACCGCCACCGCTGCGGCGGAAGCCGCCCTCAAGGAAGAAGAACAGGCCTACAAGCAGGTCACGGAAGGCGACTGGCTGAAGCGCCGCGAGGAATTCCACAAGGCTGCCGCCGAATCCGAATACCTGGAAGCCCGCGGACGCCTGTTCGACGTGCTCACCGCCTGGGTCGCGGACGTGCTGCGGGTGAAATCCGGCGCGGGCGGGCTGGACTTTCCTGACTCCCTGCCCGCCCTGCGGAAAGTCGCGGACGCCGAGCCGGAAGGCCGCTTGCTCCAGCGCATGGAAGCCTTGGAATCCCTGAGACGCTCCCTGGACACCAATGCCCAGGAACAACTCGCCCTGGAAGTCGGCTTCCTGAGAACCTTCGGATGACATATCTTTATCCACCCGGATCAAAGATATGCAAATGGGAACCGCTCCGCGCATCGCGCGCGGAGCGTCCCCAGTTACGGAGTCCCGGATGACTCTTCCGCCGGAGACGGGGTCCGGCTCATGCCATCCGGGTGGCTTTTGCTTCCGGACCCGTCATCCGGTCAATTCAAGTCTCCCGATTGATGGGTGAAATTCGAATCGATGCCGACCCACCCGAAGAAGTTGGTCGCACCGGCGATGAATCCATTGGTGCCGCAATCGCTGAATTCAGCGCAGTCAGCCGTGCAGCCGACGACGTTGACCTTGTCGCTCTTGCCCGGGCCAACTTCCACCGACAGCTTTTCCGCCGCCGCGAGGTTCAGCTTGAGGCTGTCCGTATCCGAGCCGGTATCGACGCAGATACGTTCGCAGCCGAAGGACGGGAAGGAACCCACCTGCACGGCCACGTCATCCTTGCCGCTGCCGCTGGTGACCTCCAGTTTCCGCACCTCGAAGTTCTGGACCACGATGCGGTCGTTGCCACTGCATCCGGCGATGGTGGACCACTTGGAGCCGTAACCGTTCCCACCTTCGATCCCGCGGGCTGACAGCAGATCGGTGTCCTGCCCGCCGTACCAGATGGTGTTGTTCAGCACGACCACGTTGGTGAGGTTGATGGCATCATTGCCATCATCACCTTTCACGCAGAGGTAACCTCCGGAGTTGCTGCTGCCGGACACCTCCGCGATTCCCGACGGAGCTTCAGACGATCCTCCGATCGTCAGGTTGAGCAGGATGAGCGCATCGTTGCCCGAGCCGAGATACACGCGCAGGAACTTCGGGATCACGCCGTCGTGGATGCCCACGCCGTCATTTCCACCCTTCATGTCGAGGCGCATGCCGCAATAGACATCGAACAACTGGAAGCTCGATCCATTGACCTTGGTGCCGCCGGTCCCCGCGACACGCCAGGTGACGGGACCGACCTGTTTGATATCGAGTTTGTCGGCACCGCTGGTGCCGCAAATGATGAGATCACCACCGTCCATGTAGGCGTTCACGTCGCCACCTTTGGACAATGGAGCGGAGGCAATGGCCGCGAGGCAGGCCACTGAAAAAACACAAGACTTGGTTTGGTTCATGGTTTTCTCCTTTGTTGGGGGATAGTGTGTGTATTGCTTTTTGCAAATAATGTCAATTTGTTCACACAAAGAAGATTAGACTAAGCAATGATTAACTATAACAAAGGTTAACAGTTTCAAAATCGACCGCACAACAGACTCACGCGCGCCCAATGTTTCGTTCTTCCAATGCGACGGCATCGGGTGTTGAATGACCCTTGTGCCACCCTCCTCTCCACCGGCGCGCGTGTCCTCCCCTTGGCGATTCATGCCCCCCCTGCTGGCCATCGGCGTTCTCGCCGGAGCCGGAGTTCTGGCGCGGAAAAAGGCAATGGACCGGGAGAGCCCGGGAGAAAATCCGGCGGGCATCGTTTCCCCATCCCGGAGCCCGCATGCCCCCGACGATGCGGAGCCCGTCGATCCCAACGCCTATTTCCCGGAGCCGCCGGAGGACAAGAAATGGTCGCCACCGCTGAAAAGTGCACTTCAGGGAATCTTCAGGGAACGCAACGAAGCCGCAC belongs to Luteolibacter ambystomatis and includes:
- a CDS encoding ATP-binding protein, giving the protein MAYTADHAYQLVEAAHERGRLAHAFLISGARGSGKEALTARIIQLVNGSGAQGGGFDLFGEPVVVETPPLDDLEGPWVHILRPRMKSRRIAVDAIRDLERPLRLTAPEGKWKVGVVAEADRMGVEASNAFLKTLEEPPARTLLLLLTSNPQALLPTILSRCVRLPLLGGVGLEAEGGQELVTSLDKVTASGLGNPRVALSIKAVFSSILEQRRDTATAAAEAALKEEEQAYKQVTEGDWLKRREEFHKAAAESEYLEARGRLFDVLTAWVADVLRVKSGAGGLDFPDSLPALRKVADAEPEGRLLQRMEALESLRRSLDTNAQEQLALEVGFLRTFG
- the rplS gene encoding 50S ribosomal protein L19; translation: MDIIKKIEQEQLKQDVAEFHVGDSVKVHTRVVEGGKERVQIFAGLVIAKRGTGVNASFTVRKISYGEGVERVFPLHTPRIAKIEVASKGKVRRAKLHYLRGRVGKRALLVKSAEQK
- the hisI gene encoding phosphoribosyl-AMP cyclohydrolase; this translates as MNPVFAPRGNKAEIEEGAAFAPKFDADGLIAAMAIDSVTREPLMLAYMNEESLRRTLEIGEAVYWSRSRKEFWHKGATSGHVQKIVEIRTDCDQDALVLVVEQVGAGACHTGRGSCFYRRVVKGPDGAAALEFTGGGRTFDPGAVYGKA